A part of Abyssisolibacter fermentans genomic DNA contains:
- a CDS encoding MarR family winged helix-turn-helix transcriptional regulator, with protein sequence MAHITENSLKEIADAFGRRLKKNEVTRIQWIALYYININKTITQRELSNIMCVKDSSIGRLIDRLERDQLVQRIRSKEDRRNINIVLTKLGKEKIEKLTPEGERFNKKLIEGLNEEELRIYEKVIKTMVSNIKNYG encoded by the coding sequence GTGGCTCATATAACTGAAAATTCTTTGAAAGAAATTGCAGATGCTTTCGGTCGAAGGCTAAAAAAAAATGAAGTGACGCGTATTCAATGGATTGCTCTTTATTATATAAATATAAATAAAACTATAACACAGAGGGAATTATCAAACATTATGTGTGTTAAGGATTCAAGTATTGGTAGATTAATTGATAGGCTAGAAAGAGATCAACTGGTACAAAGAATAAGAAGTAAAGAAGATAGGAGAAATATTAATATTGTCTTAACTAAGTTAGGAAAAGAGAAAATTGAAAAATTAACACCAGAGGGAGAAAGATTCAATAAAAAATTAATTGAAGGATTGAATGAAGAAGAGCTGAGAATATACGAAAAAGTTATAAAAACAATGGTGAGTAATATCAAAAACTATGGG